The following are encoded together in the Adhaeribacter arboris genome:
- a CDS encoding DUF4261 domain-containing protein has translation MDTIGMHALGLPDFQIKFTNLNESEVAGLLWNYWYYVYASGDVIQSGNTWQGLSKRSKWKAEKQLSFIEPERVVIDMRVN, from the coding sequence ATGGATACCATTGGAATGCACGCGCTAGGTTTGCCAGACTTTCAAATTAAGTTTACCAACCTGAATGAAAGTGAAGTTGCAGGTTTACTTTGGAACTACTGGTACTATGTTTATGCAAGCGGGGACGTTATTCAGTCCGGAAATACTTGGCAAGGCTTGTCAAAAAGATCAAAATGGAAAGCAGAGAAACAATTATCATTCATTGAGCCAGAACGAGTTGTTATTGATATGCGTGTAAATTAG
- a CDS encoding AraC family transcriptional regulator produces the protein MQVLNYNQQVPVYSLEPDEVAGNKHFRVYNFEGSLPNQSDLLVPHRKDHFLLVFIRRAGSRQWIDMTPYVLKDNTIYFSGPNQIIVKEGLEQLWSTGIAFTREFLAFQENASLSKLPLIQNSQGAHELLLTEADVNFVEEILAKINGEYQSSGEWQQRMLTAYLTVLLTYLSRLYTEQYKDNQTSADKLLLKKFQTKIDAYFRERHEVSDYASLLHISAGHLSEIVKKQSGKPAIKHIHERVVLETRRLLFHTDTSLKEIAFELGFTDASYFNRFFKRETGVTPAEYRANIRKMYH, from the coding sequence ATGCAAGTACTTAACTACAATCAACAAGTACCGGTTTATTCTTTAGAGCCGGACGAAGTAGCCGGTAATAAACATTTTAGAGTATATAACTTCGAAGGCAGTTTACCTAACCAGTCAGATCTTCTGGTACCGCACCGCAAGGATCATTTTCTGCTTGTTTTTATCAGACGTGCGGGCAGCCGCCAGTGGATTGACATGACGCCCTATGTACTTAAAGATAATACCATTTACTTTTCAGGACCGAATCAAATTATCGTAAAAGAAGGATTGGAACAATTATGGAGTACGGGTATTGCGTTTACGAGGGAGTTTTTGGCATTTCAGGAAAACGCTTCTTTAAGCAAGTTGCCGCTCATTCAAAATTCTCAGGGCGCCCATGAATTGCTGCTTACGGAAGCCGATGTAAATTTTGTCGAGGAGATATTGGCCAAAATCAATGGGGAATATCAAAGTTCCGGTGAATGGCAACAGCGCATGCTGACGGCTTACCTCACGGTGCTGCTTACTTATTTAAGCCGGTTGTATACGGAGCAGTATAAGGATAACCAAACTTCCGCAGATAAGCTATTATTAAAAAAGTTTCAGACGAAGATTGATGCGTACTTCCGGGAACGGCATGAGGTAAGTGATTATGCTTCGCTGCTACATATTTCGGCCGGACATTTAAGCGAAATAGTAAAAAAACAAAGCGGCAAGCCGGCCATTAAACATATTCATGAGCGAGTAGTACTGGAAACCCGGCGCTTGCTCTTTCATACCGATACTTCTTTAAAAGAAATTGCCTTTGAACTCGGTTTTACCGATGCCTCTTATTTTAACCGCTTCTTTAAGCGTGAAACCGGGGTAACACCGGCTGAATACCGGGCTAACATCCGTAAAATGTACCATTAA
- a CDS encoding SDR family oxidoreductase: MKTALITGANKSIGFETARQLVQQGYFVYLGSRDIKKGQQAVSQLQAEGLHQVEPIEMDVDDMESIKAAREVLGQKTQVLDVLINNAGIPGNFPQTASETDSSVFKQVFETNFFGVIEVTQAFMDLLRQSPEPRIVNVTSGLGSLTLHSDPSWKYYEVKPACYVSSKAALNAYTIVLAHDLRDTSFKINAVDPGYTATDFNNHSGPGTVADAAARVVKAAVLGPDGPTGQFFSDDNAPETGISPW; encoded by the coding sequence ATGAAAACAGCATTAATAACAGGAGCAAACAAAAGCATTGGCTTTGAAACAGCCAGGCAATTAGTACAACAAGGGTATTTTGTATACCTGGGTAGCCGGGACATAAAAAAAGGACAGCAGGCGGTTAGCCAACTTCAGGCCGAAGGATTACACCAAGTGGAGCCGATAGAAATGGATGTCGATGATATGGAGTCGATAAAGGCTGCCCGCGAAGTGCTAGGCCAGAAAACCCAGGTACTGGACGTACTAATTAATAATGCAGGTATCCCGGGTAATTTTCCGCAAACGGCATCAGAAACAGATAGCAGCGTATTTAAGCAGGTATTCGAAACCAATTTTTTTGGCGTAATAGAAGTAACGCAAGCGTTTATGGATTTGCTGCGGCAGTCGCCGGAACCAAGAATCGTTAACGTTACCTCCGGTTTGGGTTCCCTCACCTTACATAGTGATCCTTCCTGGAAATATTATGAAGTGAAGCCGGCTTGTTATGTTTCCTCTAAAGCGGCGCTCAATGCTTACACCATTGTGCTGGCCCACGACCTACGCGATACCTCATTTAAAATTAACGCCGTTGACCCGGGCTATACCGCCACCGATTTTAATAATCACTCGGGCCCCGGAACTGTGGCAGATGCTGCGGCTAGGGTAGTAAAAGCAGCTGTACTAGGTCCCGACGGTCCGACAGGTCAGTTCTTCAGTGATGACAATGCGCCGGAAACGGGAATAAGCCCCTGGTAA
- the dacB gene encoding D-alanyl-D-alanine carboxypeptidase/D-alanyl-D-alanine endopeptidase: MVLFFRFNRILIFFFSAILPTYTQAQIVSEKLTVAFKSFANDAQLRNATTSLYVVDATSGKVIFDKNGKVGLVPASTQKVITSISAYELLGKNFQYQTQFAYSKNKDVASLLIIPSGDPTLGSWRWPGTTEQAIFKKVSQAITKAGVSQIREVLVDHAGWEEEAIPDGWIWQDIGNYYGAGPSKLNWHENQFDIFLKSGKNKGDPVSIVSIKPVLHGYTLQSEVKAAGPETGDKAFIYFPLNAPAGVIRGTIPVDQNKFKISGALPQPTPQFVRTLLDSLGKESGKDYSKVPVKSTRKVSATDYITLCTLVSPPLDSLIFWLNRKSINLYSEALVKTLAFRNKK; the protein is encoded by the coding sequence ATGGTACTCTTTTTCCGCTTTAACCGTATCCTGATTTTCTTTTTCAGTGCCATATTGCCCACCTACACCCAAGCCCAAATTGTTTCCGAAAAACTTACCGTTGCTTTTAAAAGCTTTGCGAATGATGCCCAATTGCGAAACGCCACTACGTCGTTATATGTGGTTGATGCTACTTCGGGGAAGGTAATTTTTGATAAAAACGGAAAGGTGGGATTAGTGCCCGCTTCTACTCAGAAAGTAATTACCAGTATCAGCGCTTACGAATTATTAGGGAAAAACTTTCAGTACCAAACCCAATTTGCTTATTCTAAAAACAAAGACGTAGCTTCTCTTCTGATTATTCCCAGCGGCGATCCTACTCTGGGAAGTTGGCGGTGGCCAGGTACTACCGAGCAAGCGATATTCAAAAAAGTAAGTCAAGCAATTACTAAAGCAGGTGTTTCCCAGATCCGGGAAGTACTGGTAGACCACGCAGGTTGGGAGGAAGAAGCAATTCCGGACGGTTGGATTTGGCAGGATATCGGCAATTATTACGGTGCCGGACCGAGTAAATTGAACTGGCACGAAAACCAGTTTGATATATTTCTAAAATCCGGCAAAAATAAAGGTGATCCGGTAAGTATTGTAAGTATAAAGCCTGTTTTACATGGTTACACTTTGCAATCGGAGGTAAAAGCCGCCGGTCCCGAAACCGGCGATAAAGCTTTTATTTACTTTCCGTTAAATGCCCCTGCCGGGGTTATTAGAGGTACTATTCCCGTAGATCAGAATAAATTTAAAATTTCGGGCGCTCTGCCGCAACCAACGCCTCAATTCGTAAGGACTTTATTGGATTCACTCGGTAAAGAAAGTGGAAAAGATTACAGCAAAGTGCCGGTGAAAAGTACCCGTAAAGTTTCGGCAACCGATTATATTACTTTGTGTACTCTAGTCTCCCCTCCATTAGATAGCCTTATTTTTTGGTTAAACCGTAAGAGCATTAATTTATACAGCGAAGCTTTAGTAAAAACCCTGGCTTTTAGAAATAAAAAGTAG
- a CDS encoding D-alanyl-D-alanine carboxypeptidase, with amino-acid sequence MPEAELNMVDGSGLSPLNRITTQAQVSILRYAIKQNWFKSFYTSLPELNHLKMKSGTIRGVKGFCGYHTAPNGHQYVFSFLVNNYTGSSTDLVQKMYKVLNSLK; translated from the coding sequence ATTCCCGAAGCGGAGTTAAACATGGTAGATGGTTCCGGACTTTCGCCTTTAAACCGGATTACCACGCAGGCGCAGGTAAGTATTTTACGCTATGCCATCAAACAAAACTGGTTCAAAAGTTTTTACACTAGTTTACCCGAACTTAACCACCTAAAAATGAAAAGCGGCACTATTCGCGGGGTTAAAGGATTTTGCGGCTATCATACGGCGCCCAACGGACACCAGTATGTATTTTCTTTCCTGGTGAATAATTACACTGGCTCCTCAACAGATTTAGTCCAAAAAATGTATAAAGTCCTGAATTCTTTAAAATAG